Proteins found in one Dermacentor silvarum isolate Dsil-2018 chromosome 8, BIME_Dsil_1.4, whole genome shotgun sequence genomic segment:
- the LOC119460595 gene encoding serum amyloid A protein-like codes for MGRGERSCCSWWRGLALVLLLVCHEAASAPKRRYFNWRRFLQCIDNRSWMLLSLDGACVALLMYATYRTMLNLECPNCDLYFHCRANYNALRWCRKTKRSQEMNVLIGGCQNLSKPGRTPEQKAAEERARQDGREQKDCARIYLDNSECSYKPNSGKCMAFENGSMVKH; via the exons ATGG GCCGGGGAGAGCGCAGCTGCTGTTCCTGGTGGCGTGGCCTAGCACTGGTGTTGCTTCTCGTGTGCCACGAGGCGGCGTCCGCTCCCAAGCGGCGCTACTTCAACTGGCGCCGCTTCCTGCAATGCATCGACAACCGGTCCTGGATGCTGCTCTCCCTCGACGGAGCCTGCGTGGCGCTCCTCATGTACGCCACCTACCGCACCATGCTCAACCTTGAGTGTCCCAACTGCGACCT GTACTTCCATTGCCGTGCAAACTACAACGCACTACGCTGGTGCCGAAAGACGAAACGGTCGCAGGAGATGAACGTCCTGATTGGCGGCTGCCAGAACCTGTCCAAGCCCGGTAGAACGCCGGAGCAGAAGGCAGCCGAAGAACGGGCGCGCCAGGACGGCAGGGAGCAGAAGGACTGCGCCAGGATCTACCTCGACAACTCGGAGTGCAGTTACAAGCCCAACTCTGGAAAATGCATGGCTTTCGAGAATGGCTCAATGGTCAAGCACTAG